The Syngnathoides biaculeatus isolate LvHL_M chromosome 6, ASM1980259v1, whole genome shotgun sequence genome has a window encoding:
- the cd9a gene encoding CD9 molecule a isoform X1, which translates to MAALSGGEMCIKYLMFAFNLVFWLAGTAVFAIGLWLRLDPKTKGLFEGPDSPYVFYTGVYILIGAGALMMVVGFLGCCGAIQESPCMLGLFFFFLLIIFAIEVAAGIWGFSNQGKVVDDITTFYVQTFNNYKETNDERLKETLRVIQTGLNCCGPTGTLLDAAKDTCPSGELLEELITKSCPDAIDEVFDSKLHIIGGVGITIGVIMVFGMIFSMLLCCAIRKSREVV; encoded by the exons ATGGCGGCGCTATCCGGCGGAGAGATGTGCATCAAGTACCTAATGTTCGCCTTCAACCTGGTCTTCTGG CTCGCAGGCACTGCCGTCTTTGCCATCGGCCTGTGGTTGAGATTAGACCCCAAGACCAAAGGCCTTTTTGAAGGACCAGATTCTCCGTACGTGTTTTACACCG GTGTGTACATCCTGATCGGAGCTGGGGCACTGATGATGGTCGTAGGATTTCTTGGATGTTGCGGTGCCATCCAAGAGTCTCCCTGTATGCTGGGACTG tttttcttcttcctgctgATCATTTTTGCCATTGAAGTCGCTGCCGGCATCTGGGGATTTTCCAACCAGGGCAAG GTGGTCGATGACATAACCACATTCTACGTGCAGACCTTCAACAACTACAAGGAAACAAATGATGAACGACTCAAAGAGACTCTGCGCGTGATTCAAACTGGC CTAAACTGTTGCGGTCCAACCGGCACACTGTTGGATGCTGCCAAGGACACCTGTCCTTCAGGGGAGCTTCTTGAGGAGCTCATCACCAAG AGCTGCCCTGATGCCATTGATGAGGTGTTTGACTCCAAGCTGCACATCATTGGAGGAGTGGGCATCACTATAGGGGTCATTATG GTGTTTGGGATGATTTTTAGCATGCTCCTGTGCTGCGCCATCAGGAAATCTCGAGAGGTGGTGTGA
- the cd9a gene encoding CD9 molecule a isoform X2 — protein MAVVGGIRCIKYLMFIFNLFFWLAGTAVFAIGLWLRLDPKTKGLFEGPDSPYVFYTGVYILIGAGALMMVVGFLGCCGAIQESPCMLGLFFFFLLIIFAIEVAAGIWGFSNQGKVVDDITTFYVQTFNNYKETNDERLKETLRVIQTGLNCCGPTGTLLDAAKDTCPSGELLEELITKSCPDAIDEVFDSKLHIIGGVGITIGVIMVFGMIFSMLLCCAIRKSREVV, from the exons ATGGCTGTCGTCGGGGGGATTAGGTGCATCAAGTATCTCATGTTTATATTCAACTTATTCTTCTGG CTCGCAGGCACTGCCGTCTTTGCCATCGGCCTGTGGTTGAGATTAGACCCCAAGACCAAAGGCCTTTTTGAAGGACCAGATTCTCCGTACGTGTTTTACACCG GTGTGTACATCCTGATCGGAGCTGGGGCACTGATGATGGTCGTAGGATTTCTTGGATGTTGCGGTGCCATCCAAGAGTCTCCCTGTATGCTGGGACTG tttttcttcttcctgctgATCATTTTTGCCATTGAAGTCGCTGCCGGCATCTGGGGATTTTCCAACCAGGGCAAG GTGGTCGATGACATAACCACATTCTACGTGCAGACCTTCAACAACTACAAGGAAACAAATGATGAACGACTCAAAGAGACTCTGCGCGTGATTCAAACTGGC CTAAACTGTTGCGGTCCAACCGGCACACTGTTGGATGCTGCCAAGGACACCTGTCCTTCAGGGGAGCTTCTTGAGGAGCTCATCACCAAG AGCTGCCCTGATGCCATTGATGAGGTGTTTGACTCCAAGCTGCACATCATTGGAGGAGTGGGCATCACTATAGGGGTCATTATG GTGTTTGGGATGATTTTTAGCATGCTCCTGTGCTGCGCCATCAGGAAATCTCGAGAGGTGGTGTGA